AATGGTGCGGGGAAAACAACTTTATTTAACTTAATCACAGCTTTAATTCCGCCTTCTGGTGGACAATTAATTTATCAAAGTAGAGATATTTCACAATTACGTCCTTATAAAATTGCGCGTTTAGGTATTGCTAGAACTTTTCAAAATATTCGGTTATTTGGGGAATTATCAGCACTAGAAAATGTCATCATCGGCGGACATTTGCATACAAAAAGTGGTATGTTTAAAGGAGTTCTAGGATTACCACCAGCGCCTCGTGAAGAATCTAAAAGTAGAAAGAAAGCTCTAGAATTATTAGAACTAGTGGGATTGCGCGATCGCACTGAAGAAAAAGCCAAAAATTTTGCGTATGGCGATCAGCGTCGCTTAGAAATCGCCCGCGCTTTAGCTTTGGAACCGCAAATTTTACTCCTCGATGAACCAGCAGCGGGAATGAACCCCAGCGAAAAACAGCAACTCAGCGAATTTATCCGCAGTCTCAGGGAGCGCTTCAATTTAACGATCGTACTCATTGAGCATCATGTACCCTTAGTTATGGGATTGTGCGATCGCATTGCGGTTTTAGATTTTGGTCAATTAATCGCTTTGGGTAAACCTTCTGTTGTGAGGAATGACCCAGCCGTAATTGCAGCTTATTTGGGTAGTGGATGAGGATTGTAACCGCCGATGAACGCCGATGAACGCCGATATTTAGCTGAGAAAGAAGATTTTACGATTTTAGAGGTTCAAGACCTTGATGTTAATTATGGCGGCATTCAAGCTCTCAAAAAGATTAATTTAATCATTAAAAAAGGTGAGGTAGTTACTTTAATTGGTGCTAATGGTGCGGGTAAAACTACTACTCTCCGGGCTATATCTAAAATAATAAGTCCTAAAAGCGGACAAATTATCTATAGCGGACGGAATATTACTCGCCGTCAAGCTTATGAGGTGGTTAAATTTGGCATCGCCCATTGTCCGGAAGGGCGGAGAGTATTAGCAAGGCAAACAGTTTTAGATAATTTACTGTTAGGTGCTTATATTCGCAACGATCAAAAAGAAATTAAAGCAGATATTGAACATCAATATGAGCTATTTCCGCGTTTAGCCCAAAGACGCAATCAACTAGCAGGAACTCTTAGCGGTGGCGAACAACAAATGTTAGCGATCGCTCGTGCTTTAATGAGTAGACCACAACTATTGCTATTAGATGAGCCTAGCTTGGGTTTAGCACCTGCGATCGTCCGAGAAATCTTTACAATTATTGAAAATTTACGAGCTACAGGCGTGACTATTTTATTAGTTGAACAAAATGCTAATTTAGCTTTACAAATTGCCGATAGAGGATATGTTTTAGAAGCTGGTTCTATTACTTTAACAGGTGCAGCATCCGAATTAATTACCGATGAGCGAGTTAAAAAAGCTTATTTGGGTTAATATCATATTTTTTACCAATTTATTTGTAATCAATTTGTTTAAATGCAACCCCTGAGGTAATTATAATTGTGTCTACTTTGTTCAAGTATTCAACATTTGAAAGTTTACTTGAAATAGTACGTTCGCGACCAGGTTTGATTCTTGGTAGAAAATCCTTATCTGCTTTATGGTCTTTGCTGCTAGGTTATGAAATGGCGGTTATTGAACATAATATTCCTGAATCAGAACAATTTAATCGGAAGTTGGAAAAAGAATTTAATAATTGGTTACGCAAAAAGTATTCTATGGGTAATGCTATAGATTGGTATATATTCGTCATAACTGAAACTAAATCTGAAACAGAAGCATTCGATAGATTCTTTGAGTTTTGGGATGAGTTTCGGCAAGAAATTACATCTGTATAAAAGTTTAGGCGGTGCAAGTATATGCTAGAGTCACCTACTATTTTCATAACTTTAGAAGAATTTTTAAAACTACCGGAAACCAAGCCAGCTAGTGAATATATTAATGGGCAAATTATTCAAAAACCTATGCCTCAAGGAAAACATAGTAGGATTAGAGGTGAATTATTTAGTTATATCAATGCTTTAGTAAAGCCTCAAAAAATTGCCCTAGCCTTTCCAGAACTGCGCTGTACATTTGGCGGACGTTCAATTGTTCCAGATGTCGCTGTGTTTGCTTGGGAAAGAATTCCTGTAGATGCAAATGGAGACGTGGCAAATGTCTTTGAAACCCATCCAGACTGGACAATTGAAATTCTCTCACCCGATCAAAGTCAAACTAAAATAACTGGAAATATTTTGCATTGTCTCAAGTATGGTACTAGCTTAGGTTGGCTGATCGATCCAGAGGAAAAATCTGTTTTAGTCTATCCTCAAAAACAGCAGCCAGAACTTTTACAAGCAGAACAGTAAATATTACCAGTCCCCGATTTAGTTAGTAACCTACAATTGACTGTAGGGCAGTTATTTAACTGGTTAAAATTATAAGCTAATTAAAAGTAGTAATGCCCGAAAAAATAATTAAAAATGAAATTTTAGGTGAATTAATTTGGGATAGCGACCTCGATTGGTGGTCTAGTAAAGTTGAAATTACTCCTGGCAATATTATCAATGTAAGTGTTGATAGTGATGATGCAGAAACACTTGCTGTTATCGAACTTGCTTGTCATTCTTTCATCCGAATTCAAGCACAGGAAGTCAACTTTCGACGTTGTGCAGCTAACCAACTTCTCGACCTGTACAATCGGAGTTGGAATAATGGCAATGAAATTGACTGTCAAACTTTCATGAAAATGATCAAACTAGATGAGATCGCCTTTAATTCTAATGGTAGCGCCAACCTTTACTATGATGATGGCGATCTATTTTGTGGGCACATAATTATTGTATCGATTGATTGCCACGGAGCTTTTGAAGACGCCAGAATTGCAGGCTAATAGCGCTACGTGAAAATTAAAATTTGTGTACAACGGAAAAATAAGCATTCCAGGTGGATTGGTGCGGCCAGTTTATCCTTTAGACTAGATTAAGGGCTGTAATGTGGATTCTTCATTACGCGAGCTATCGCAACCATTGTTATGTCTGCTAGCAAAAAAAAATCAACTTTAAAATTTTCACAAATTTTATTTTAATACATTAATTAATTGTATGACAACTAACTTTTCTTGGACTAAACAGTGGTATCCAATAACTCCTCTCAGCTATCTGGAACCCTCTCATGCAACCCCGATAACTTTGCTTGGAAAAAAGCTAGTAATCTGGAAAGACAAACATCAAAAATGGGTAGCAATGGATGATACTTGTCCCCATAAATTAGCTCAGTTATCTTTAGGAACAATTAATGAAAATAGACACCTAATGTGTCGTCATCATGGTTGGTGTTTTGATGGGTCGGGAAAATGTACAAATATTCCCATGTTGAGTGATGAAAATGCTTTAAAAACTGCTTGTAATAGCGAGCGATCGCAAGTAACAACATATCCTACTCAAGTGCTACAAGGATTACTGTGGATTTGGGCAGATAATAATCCTACTGCTTTTGAAGATAGTACTTCAAAGCAACCTGCATTGATGCCAGAATCTCAGCTTGATAGTTCGTTGAGCGATTGGTTTATGTCAGAAGTTCCTGTTGGTTATACTGTCTCTTTTGAAAGTAGTTTTGATCCTTCTCATGCCCAATTTTTACATCGAGACATTGCTGGATTTTCTCCGGAAAGAGCTATCCCTATAGAACATTTTGAAGTATTGGGAGAAATATCTGCTGAAGATGGTTTTACTTTAAAGCATTCTGGTTACAATATCTTTAACAAAGATATGGATGCGACTCGTAAATTTACTCCACCCTGTTCTAATACAACAATTTACAAATATTCTAACGGGAAATCTACTTTAATTCAGTTATATTTTGTGCCTACAAAACCAGGTTATTGTAAACAAATTGTTAAGTTTATCATTGATGTTCCTCCACAAAAACGTAATTTTTGGTTTGAGCTGCTTCCTAAGTATTTACAAACTGGATTACAACATTCATCTAGTTATAAGTTGAGTAACCAAGATTTATCAATGATGCACTCCCAAGCTGTTAATGAAGCTCTGGGAAATAGAACTTGGCAAAAATCATATTTTATGCCTTCAGTAGCTGACGTTGGCATCGTGACTTTTCGGAAATGGTTAGATGAGTTTGCTGGTGGTAAACCTGCATGGCAAGGAATAGGAGAAGCACCTTTTCAAGAATTTAGCGATGAGCAACTATACGAGATCTGGCACAGACATACAAAGCATTGCCCTAGTTGTCGGCAATCTCTAGTTTTGTTAGATAAAGTCAAAAACTTTTGCCAAAATTTGACGGTAGGATTGACAATTTTATCTTTGTTACTAATTGGAATTCAGCTACCTATAAACATAGCTATTATCCCAGTTTTACTTGGTATATTAAGCTTAATTTGTTCCGATAAATTAGATTCAATTCGAGAACGCTTTCTTAGCAGTATTCCTAAAAAAGGTCTACCTGTGGTTGAATTATATAAAAATTAACATCAAATGATATTTCTCGAAGTTAATTAATTTTTTACAAAACATTACAATATTTATAATATATTTAGATTTGTAACCCAGTTTTTGGGTGTCTATCTCTGTTGCGAATTGTATTCGCCTGAACAATCAAACCCATGAGTCAAATCATCTGGATCGCAAGACACGCCAACCGCCTAGACTTTGTTAACCCCGATTGGTTTCTCACTGCTGAACGTCGCTACGATCCACCTTTATCGGAGGATGGTTTCATTCAAGCAAAACAGCTAGCTAATCGCCTGAAGAAAGAGAAAATCAGTCATATCTTTGCTTCCCCATTCCTGCGAACAGTGCAAACGGCGAATGCAGTTGCAGAAGTACTAGATTTACCAATTAAATTAGAAACTGGTTTGAGCGAATGGCTAAATCCGGCTTGGATGACAGAAGAACCAGAAAGACTCTCAACTCTCACGCTAGCAGAATTATTTCCCAGAATCGATCTGAGCTATACTCCCCACATTGCTGCAACATATCCCGAAACACAAGAAAAAGTACGCGCCCGTTCTGGACAAACGGCTAGATGTTTAGCGACTGAATACTACCCAAAAAATATCCTGTTAGTAGGGCATGGTGCTTCTGTACTAGGGGCAGCTATGGGATTAGTAGGGGAAATTGCCAAAATGGAAGTGAAGGCTTCTTTATGTTCTTTAGTCAAAGTAGTGCTGCAAGACTCAGAATGGTTATTAGAACTTAAGGGAGATACTTCTCATCTAGTGGAGGTAGAGGAAATAATTCGATTTGTTTAAATCCTAGATAGAGATTTTGAATCCTGGCTTCCGCTAATCTATATACATTGCCATGTACTGAGAAAGTCACTCTATTACTGATAAGTTTTATGACATTATTACTAGCAGGAGACATCGGCGGTACGAAAACCATTCTGCGGTTAGCTGAAACCACTGACTCACCAGGATTTCATGAAACCTCAGACGCACATCTGTTACGCAATATTTATGAGGAGAGTTTTCACAGTCAAGACTTTCCCGATTTAGTGCCGATAGTTCAGCAGTTTCTCGCCAAAGCTAAGTCAGCAACACCACAAAAAGCCTGCTTTGCGATCGCAGGCCCAGTAGTGAACAATACTGCCAAGCTGACCAACTTAGCTTGGTATTTAGATAGCGAACGTTTGCAACAAGATTTGGGGATTGCTTCTGTTTCTCTAATCAACGACTTTACTGCCGTTGGCTACGGCATTTTCGGCTTAAACAACAAAAATTTGCTGACTTTACAAGCTGGAAAACCTAGACCAGAAGCACCCATTGCGGTTATTGGTGCGGGTACTGGTTTAGGACAAGGTTTTTTAATCAAGCAAGCAGAACACTACAAAGTATTTCCTTCCGAAGGTGGACACGCCGACTTTGCGCCGCGTACCGAGTTAGAATTTCGGCTGATGAAATACCTGATGGATAAACATGATATCCAGCGTGTTTCTGTAGAACGAGTAGTTTCTGGGATGGGAATTGTATCTATTTACCAATTCTTGCGCGATCAAAAAATTGCCGTCGAATCACCAGATATTGCCCACATCGTCAGAATTTGGGAACAAGAGGCAGGAAAACCAGAAAAAAGTGTCGATCCAGGTGCAATGATTGGTACGGCTGCACTACAAGGACGCGATCGCCTCTGCGAACAAACCATGCACCTGTTTGTAGAACTTTATGGTGCAGAAGCTGGCAATCTTGCCATCAAACTTCTACCTTACGGTGGATTATATATAGCTGGTGGTATTGCTCCTAAAATACTGCCTTTAATGCAAGAGGGTCGCTTTTTATTCAACTTCACCCAAAAAGGTAGGATGCGTTCCCTCCTCGAAGAAATACCGGTGTATATTATTCTCAATCAACAAGTAGGGCTAATTGGTGCTGCTTTGTATGCTGCTAGGTTATAACAGCTAGTACCGCTTTGCGGAAATTAAAATTGACTCGTTCAAAATTCAACATTCAAAAAGCTTATCTAGTAAGCTTTGCGTATGTTTTGAATCGAATATTTATTTCCGCTGTGCTGTACTAGCAGCATCGGTGATATCAGCACCATTAAAAGCAAAATCTATGACAATCAAAGTTTTATTGTCCCTACTTACTGCCACACTTGTATGCAGCGGATCTTTACTGGTTGAGGCACGTCAACCCAAACCAAAGGTAACTCCAGCTAAACCAAAGGTGACTCAACCAGTACAGCCACAATGGAAGTTGTTCACTGGCCCTGATGGACGCTTTAGCGTTTTGATGCCAGGAATGCCCAAAAGAGATAGCCAGGCTCAAAAAACCTATATGGGGGAAATCAATTTAGAACTATTTATAGCTCAACCGCCAAAACAGGAAGTTGCTTATGTAGTTGCTTACAATGACTTTCCCTACAGTTACGGTAAGATGGCAAACCCGCAAACAGTACTTAATAATGCTAGGGATATAGCTTTAAAGACTACGAAAAGCAATTTAATTAGACAGCGAGATATTCGCAGTACCAATGGTCATCCTGGCAAAGAAATTGAGTACGTCAACGCTGGTGGCAAATTCACTAAAAGTAGGATGTATTTTGCTCAAGGGCGCTTGTATCAAGTTATGGCTATCACTACAAAAAAACAGCGTTACACTTTAGCTAAAACCATCAATGGTTATTTAAATTCTTTCCATGTGGTTTTAAAAGCTTGAGGATTATAAACATACTTGATATATAAATTCGTAGTCAGCAAGTTTATCCTGGCTACGAATTTTTTTACCCCGACTCTGAAAGTATATGAAAATATTTGCTTTATTCAACACAGTATATAAAATGTCTAAAATATATCGCTCTTCCACAATTTAAAGGCGAATTCTGCTGTTGAATAAAATGATGAATACTTAAAAGAGTATATTGTTGGGTTGACTTACAAAATTTATGCCAGAAATCAATTCACTACCAAATATCCACATAACTGAATCCTTTGTTACTCATCCGGAAATACTCTTTGCTATTCTGCGGGATAAGGTTGAGTGGGATGAGCGTTTGCGAGCGCGAAAGACGGCTAGCTTTGGCGTTTCTTATGACTACTCAGGTATGATATATCCCCAGGTTGAAATGCTTGCTGAACTTATCCCGATCTGTCAGCGGATTTACGAAAAGCTTAATTTCTACCCGAACAATTGTCTCCTCAATTATTACCCGGACGGGTTATCATCAATGGGTTTCCACTCAGACTCAAGTGAAGAGTTGAGCGAAGGAACTGGAGTGGCGATTGTATCCTTAGGCGCTGAACGCACGATCGTTTTTCGCAGCAAATTAGATAGCTCAATTAAGTTTTCATTTAATCTGAAAAATGGCGCTCTGTTGTATATGCCAAAGCATATTCAGTCAGAGTGGTTACACGCAATACCAAAAGCACCTGGGGTTGGAGAACGAATCAGCCTGACGTTTCGATCGATTGTCAAATCTCATACCTAAATTTAATTTTAGAGTTAAAATACTTTCTGAGACTGTATTCTCATATAACTATTGCTTTCCATAGTGCTTTTAATCTGTAAACCATAATTAGCTGTTGCTACTAAGTAAAAAATAATTTGCATCAACACTAAAAAATATTGCATTTTTTTGTTCCAATCTTCCGGCGAATTGTTATTTTTCATGATAAGTCTTGATAAGATTGACTTTTTTGATTCTAAACAGTCACATCTTGAAAGTAATAATATGAGAAGACAATCCGCGCAAATCTTATAGATGTAGTGCAATCACTCGATATAACTTATCAATCATTTTCTAGCATATTGATAATTCTTGTAACATCGTTGAGAGAGTTAACTAAGTGTAAGTGAATAGCTTGGTTTAGCTTGTCTTGATTTTGCTCAAGAATCGCTTGAAACATATTCAAATGAATTGTATGTTGTCCAAGTGATATATTAAAATTGAGTTGCGGAATCCAACTTTTGAAGAATTCTATATAATCTTGTCTATATCGCCCAACTAAATTTCTTGTTAGTTCGTCAGGATGAGCATTCATTATCCGCGTGTGCAGATATTCATCCAAGAGCAGCATTAATACACCATCTTGTTGTTTTGACGCCATTTCATAAAGACGGAAAACCTCTTTAAAACTATTTAATTCTTGCTGTTTTAATCCATTCAAGAAATGTTTTCCTGCTTCCTTCTCATGTTGAAATCTGATTTTTAGTCGATGTGGAAATTGTTCAATAGAATATTGCGGAAAGTATTCAAGTATAGGATTATCTAAACTTTTAGCAAAGCTTTTTCGATATGCTTGGTTAGGAGCAACATTTCCAGTTTCAATGTCTACTATAGTTCTTCTAGAAACGTGAGACTCCTGTGCTAGCTTCTCTTGTGAGTAATTTTTGAGATTTCGTGCATTTTTTAAGATGCGTCCATAGGCTTTCTTTGTTAACCTATCATTTGGTAAACCATCCATAGCTATTCTCGCTCGGTTACAAGGCTAATTTTTATTTAATTTATCAAAAGCGAAAAGCTACACTGGCGAAATGAGCAGTTATTCTGCGCAATCAGAGGTTGAGACTCCACATGGTAAGTGATACATCATTACTGTTTGATGATGTCCTGAGATTGTGAGTTGAAAAGACCCAAGAATTTGCAACTATTTGAAGTATACGCCTCACTGTTTATAGTCTTTATTGTTTAGCGATCGCTCTTTTCTCAAAAACGCTAAAATTCATCTCAACGAACGGCTTTCAAGGCTTCGTAAAGTAGTTTATATCGCTCAAACCCTGCTTCATATACAGGATTTACTTGCGGCTGTACCACCTTGCTATCCTGTGGCAAAATCTTGAATGCAGCTTCTAAATTGGGGTAAGCACCAACTCCTACCATTGCTAAAATTGCTGCTCCGTAAGCGGCTCCTTCTTCGGCTTTGGGTGCAATCAGTTCTGTTTGCAAGATATCTGCCAGAATTTGTAACCAAATTGTAGATTTTGCGCCTCCGCCTGTGGCTAAGAGTTGATGCACTGGAGCGATCGCACTAATTACTTCCAAGGCTTCCCGCAAGCTAAATGCAACGCCTTCCAGTACAGCACGAGTTATATCTGCTTGGGTATGAGCTAATGACAGATTGACTAAAGCACCACGCGTATCTGGATCGAGGTGGGGGCTGCGTTCGCCTGCGAGGTGGGGGAGAAAGAGAACGCCACGCGCACCAGGAAGCGATCGCTCTGCCATATCCATCAACGCGGTGTAGGATATCTGCGATGTCAAGGTATCTCGATACCACCGCAGAGATCCGCCTGCTGCTAGCGTCACTCCCAAAAGATGATAGCCACCATCGACATGACAGAATAAATGCACTCGTCCTTGGGGATCGGGAATTGGGCGATCGCATGGTGCAAAAATCACTCCCGATGTGCCAATACTTAAACTACCCCGGTTGAGATTGCTGGAGGAAATACCCAAACCAATTGCTGCTGCTGCATTATCGCCACCGCCTGCAATTACTGGTAATCCGACGGGTAGCTCGACACGGGTAGCAATTCCTGATTTCAACCGTCCGGCGATCGCAGTAGATTCGACTACTGGGGGAAACAATGCGGGATTAAGATTCAGAGCATTCAGAATATCTGTATCCCAGTGTCGATTCGCTAAGTTCAAACAGCCGATACCAGACGCATCAGACGGTTCTGTGAATAATTCGCCAGTTAGTACATACCCTAAATAATCTTTTGGTAAAAGAATTTGCCATAACTGAGCATAAGCATCTGGTTCTTCAGTCCGCAACCAGACAAGCTTCGGCAGTTGAAATCCAGTAATTGCGGGATTCCCAGTACGCTGAATCAACTCCTGGCGAGGAATAGCGGCTTCAATTTCCGCAACAGCTTTACCTGTACGTTGATCGTTCCATAAAATTGCCGATCTAATTGCTTTGCCCTCAGCATCAAGAGGAACCATACCATGCATTTGTCCAGATAAACCGAGAGCTATGGCTTGGTATCCATCTAGCTGTTGAGCCACATCAGAAAGTGCAGCTAAACTTGCTTCCACCCAATCCGATGAATTCTGTTCCGTCCAACCAGGATGAGGAGTTAACAAGGGATAGCTTCTCGTAGTCTGAGCGATTATTTGCCCTTGCAGGTCAACCGCGATCGCTCTTACTCCTCCTGTACCCAAATCTAAGCCAACTACGACATTACTCATGTCATTTGCTTTTCATGGAATATATTCTTAAATTACCAAGGGCACAACATTGTTGTGCCCCTACTGAGGTGTAATTATTGGAAATTAACTAAAACTGCCAGTTTAGTTGTAAACCAATAACATCCACTTCGCTGGCAAATTTCCCTGTTAGTGTACCTGCTGTAGTACTTGATTGGTTAATCGAGCTATCGTCAGAGAACACATGAGTATAGCCAATGTCTACGTTGAAAGATTTGGAAGGCTTATAGGTAGCACCGAATCCAACGATTGTGCGATCGCCTCCAGGTAGTCGCGGAGTATTATATTCCTCGCTAATCGGACTAGGATCGTAAGTCACACCAGTTCGCAGAGTTAGGCGATCGTTGAGTGCATAGTTTAAGCCAACGCCTACACGGTAGGTATCGTTCCAGTTCTCTGGTTGTACGCTATCGGCTTGAGCGGGGTTATCAAACTTAACACGCAATTCTCGGAAGCGGCTCCACTGTGTCCAAGTAACATCGCCCACAACTGATACACGGGGACTAAGTTCTTGGTAAACAGCAAGGGACAATGTATCGGGTAGGTTCACAATAGCGCTGGCTCCTGTGTCTGTGAACTGTCCCCTAGCTGTGAGGATTCTTAAATTGTCTGGTACGGTGAAATCTGCATTACCCCGAATTTTTTGCGTAATCGGAGAACGATAACTTAAACCAATGCGCGTGCTTTTACTTGGTTCATACATTACCCCCAAGTTATAGCCCACACTCCAGTCGGAACCAGTAACTTTCACAAAGCCGTCTGCTTGTTGGGGTAAGGTAGGTAAACCAACACTCCGCCCGACTAAACCAAAATCGATCGCATTTGAAAGTGTGGCTTCAGCATACTGAATATTCAGACCTGCGCCTACAGAAAAGTTATCGCTCACCTTGGCGGCAATCGTGGGATTAATGTTATAGGTGGTAAATTTAGATTCAACTGCTTGGTAACGCCCAACCCAGTTATTGTCATATTTAGTAATTAGCCCAAACGGAACGTTAATTCCCAGCCCTAGCTTGACCCGATCCGACAGACTCCAAGCAGCATAAAGATTTGGTACTACAACATCCACACCAGCATCGCCACTATTACCACCTGTTAATGGCACACCTGTAACTACGCGAGAACCTTGGTTTTGAAACTGGATTGTTGGGAAAATCACAAAGGTAGACCCAACTACAGAATTGCCTTCTAAGCGAGTTAATCCAGCAGGATTAGAGAAAATAGTACTAGCATCCTCAGCGCTAGCTGCACTACCAGCAAAGCCATTTCCGAGATTTTTAACACTCTGTTCGTTGAGGGCAAATCCGCCTGCTAATGCAGAGTTTGCTGTAAGTACCACAAAGATTGGTACTAGCAATAAGTTCACTTGTAACTGTTTCATATTGATGTTTTTAGAATTTAAACTGTTTTAAATTGGCGATCGCTTTTTAGCTCTCAAAGCAAAGCGATCGCTGATTAGATTGATTATTGAGCAATGGGATAAATTTACAGTCATTTTTTTACAACTTGTTGTGTGTAGCTATTGCTGTGTTAGCTTTACTCGCTCTAGGAAAACAGTGCCAATAGAGTAGGCAATGCGATCGCTGTGAATAAATCTTTCTTTTTGATGAGGAATTTCATTGCGCAGAAAATTAACCTTCAAAAAGGCAATCAGCGTGGAGAATTTCTGCAATGGCTCAAGATATATTCGAGTTACCAGCACCACCAATTAACTCTATCGTCGGGCATTTGGTCGATCTGGGGGAAGATCCGCTAGGTTTTCTTACTCGTTGTCGTGACTATGGTGATATTGTCCCGTTACGCTTAGGATTAACCCCTTCTTGTTTGCTGACTAATCCTGAATATATTGAAGAAGTTCTCAAAAATCGCGAAACTTTTATCAAAAGCCGAGGCTTCCGTGTTTTAAAAACTCTACTAGGTGAAGGGTTGTTAACCGCAGAAGGAGAATCTTGGTTATGGCAACGTCGCCTAGCTCAACCTGTGTTTCACCAAAGGCGAATTAATGAATATGGTGAAACAATGGTAGAGTACACCAACCGAATGATGCAAACCTGGCATGATGGTGAAATCCATGATATTCATGCAGATATGATGCGCCTCACTTTGGCGATCGTGATGAAGTGCATTTTTAACGCCGATGTGGATGCAGGCGAAGCCAAAGTTGTTGCTAATGCCTTAGATGTGACAATGCACTGGTTTGAAAGTAAGCGGCGGCAGAATTTTTTAGTGTGGGAATGGTTCCCCAGTCCGGAAAACGTCAGGTATCGTCATGCTGTAGAGGAAATGGATGCAGCTATTTATAAATTAATAAGCGATCGCCGTCATAGTGGTGAAAAAACCAACGATTTACTCTCGATGCTGATGGAGGCACGGGACGAAGAAACTCAGCAACAAATGGACGATAAACTGTTGCGAGATGAAGTAGCAACCTTGATGCTGGCTGGTCATGAAACTACTGCCAATACTTTATCTTGGACATGGATGCTATTATCGCAACATCCAGAAGTTCAAGAGAAACTCTCTGCCGAGTTAAATCAAGTTTTACAAGGAAAGTTACCCACAATCCAAGACCTTTCCCGCTTACCTTATACTCAGGAAGTAATTAAAGAATCAATGCGGTTGTATCCTCCAGTATCGCTCTTAGGGCGAGAAGCTGCGCAAGATACCACAATTGGCGATTATGAAATTCCCCAAGGCACAACGATAATGATTAGCCAGTGGGTCATGCATCGCCATCCCAAATATTTTACCGATCCCGAAACCTTCCAACCAGAACGCTGGACAGCCGAGTTTGAGAAGCAACTACCCAAAGGCGTATATTTTCCTTTTGGCGATGGCCCGCG
The genomic region above belongs to Calothrix sp. NIES-2098 and contains:
- a CDS encoding putative outer membrane protein NMB0088; translation: MKQLQVNLLLVPIFVVLTANSALAGGFALNEQSVKNLGNGFAGSAASAEDASTIFSNPAGLTRLEGNSVVGSTFVIFPTIQFQNQGSRVVTGVPLTGGNSGDAGVDVVVPNLYAAWSLSDRVKLGLGINVPFGLITKYDNNWVGRYQAVESKFTTYNINPTIAAKVSDNFSVGAGLNIQYAEATLSNAIDFGLVGRSVGLPTLPQQADGFVKVTGSDWSVGYNLGVMYEPSKSTRIGLSYRSPITQKIRGNADFTVPDNLRILTARGQFTDTGASAIVNLPDTLSLAVYQELSPRVSVVGDVTWTQWSRFRELRVKFDNPAQADSVQPENWNDTYRVGVGLNYALNDRLTLRTGVTYDPSPISEEYNTPRLPGGDRTIVGFGATYKPSKSFNVDIGYTHVFSDDSSINQSSTTAGTLTGKFASEVDVIGLQLNWQF
- a CDS encoding cytochrome P450; its protein translation is MAQDIFELPAPPINSIVGHLVDLGEDPLGFLTRCRDYGDIVPLRLGLTPSCLLTNPEYIEEVLKNRETFIKSRGFRVLKTLLGEGLLTAEGESWLWQRRLAQPVFHQRRINEYGETMVEYTNRMMQTWHDGEIHDIHADMMRLTLAIVMKCIFNADVDAGEAKVVANALDVTMHWFESKRRQNFLVWEWFPSPENVRYRHAVEEMDAAIYKLISDRRHSGEKTNDLLSMLMEARDEETQQQMDDKLLRDEVATLMLAGHETTANTLSWTWMLLSQHPEVQEKLSAELNQVLQGKLPTIQDLSRLPYTQEVIKESMRLYPPVSLLGREAAQDTTIGDYEIPQGTTIMISQWVMHRHPKYFTDPETFQPERWTAEFEKQLPKGVYFPFGDGPRICIGKGFAQMEAALLLATIAQRFQIELVPGFPIVPQPSITLRPEYGLKVQIKQIADRASTSEQQQVPVTR